The genomic window CGGGATTCGAACCGGCATCCTCGGCTTGAAAGGCCGGTATCGCTCCGCTCGATCATGGCCGCATATTGGGAGAGGACAACAAGATCACCCTCTGATTAGCGGATCTGCAGGCAGGCAAATAGCCTCTAAGCCAGCCCCGCAAGATCATTCAATCTGGTCGGCGCAGCAGGATTCAAACCTGCGACATCTACCTCCCAAAGGCAGCGCTCTACTCAGGCTGAGCTATACGCCGGTGAAGTGGCGCCCTGTACCGGATTCGAACCGGTGATCTATCGCTCGACAGGCGAGTGCATTGGGCCGCTATGCTAACAGGGCAAGATATTGGCAATTGATGGAGCGAACTGTGCGCAAATAGCGACTGTCTGGGATGCAGTTACGATGCTGGCGCTTTGATCTTTTTAAAGCTGGAGTCCCGTGGCGGATTTGAACCGCCGTGAACGGTGTTGCAGACCGCCGCCTATCGCACTCGGCCAACGGGACAAATATGGTGGCCTGAGACTACAGCCACTGACACAACCCTTTGAGGACCTTACCGGCATGCTTGCGGGCTGCCGTTAATCCCGTATCCACTGCATCCGCCAATGGGCGCAATACAGTAGGTTGCATGGCTGCCTTTTTTGACGGGTGGCGAATCCCGTATCAATCCTGTCTACTCGAATCTTCCACTACCGCCTGCCTTGCGGGCAATCAAGGTGTGCTAACACCACCGTGCGTTTCTGATTCAACAAGGGTCGAGCTTGCGGCTCTCCCCCTGGCCGCGTTATCCCTGAGGACCACGGCATTAAGCCATTTTCGACAAGACCTGGACACGTCTTTGCATTTTTAGAAACATTGCCGGAATCGAACCAGCGCCATTGACTATAGGATCAACGCTCTACCATCTGAGCTAAATGCTTACCCTGCCACGAAGCGCGTGCCCGGTAGTTTCACGGCCTTTTGAACCGCGAAATGCTACGCTCCGCCTGTGTTTCGCCTGCCGGCTACCACACTGAAATGCCCGATCCCGTCAACTCGGAACCGTTATCTCTGGAATGCGCCCTCGGCTGCCACCTCGAACTGACATCCCTACCCTTTGTCGCCACCGCTCAATGTTCTGGTTGCATGCAGGTCGGCACCACCCGTTACCTTCGGAGCCAGCATCGCCTGCCCCTCAAACACACACATCGTCACGGCTGTCACCCCCCGGGAGAATGACTTAGCGTCTCGGCTTTTCCGCACTGACCGGTAGTCCGGCGCGGCCCCGCAAGGTAGGCACCGCTTTCCCCAGCTCACACCAGGTTATCGGGGGCGGACCCCCGGCACCGGTTTCCCGGTACCAAACCGCTGCCGGCAAACCGGCAAAGATGGCAGGCCGTCCCGGGGTCGAACCGGGAACTCAAGACTCAGAATCTTGCGAGTTGCCAATTACTCACAACGGCCAATTGTTGACGTACAGCAATTGCACCATGTTTGATAAGGGTGCCGGTCAATAACGCACTTTATGTTTCTGATTGCGACCTGCCTTGACATCAGCTTTGCGGTTGCGGTGGACAGACGCGCGGTTGAACTGCCGTGCGTATTTGGCCACAAAGTTACGATTCTTCTGCGCTTTTATCACAGACACCCCCTATTGGTTGTTAAAAGGATTTTACTTACGGACAGGATCAAACAGCTGGTGCCCGGCCCCGGACCTGAACCGGGAATGGATCTGCGTTTGCAGCAGGCGCGTCTACCAATTTCGCCAGCCGGGCTCTGCTGTCTGGTACCCCGTGAGGGAGTCGAACCCCCAATGACCTGGGCCTAAACCAGGCGTGTCTGCCTATTCCACCAACGGGGCAATAACTGGTGCGCCGGGCGGGCTTCGAACCCGCAAAAAAGCAGGGTTTAAACCTGCCGCGTCTACCCATTCCACCACCGGCGCATGATGAACGTGTCTGGCGGAAGGTACAGGAATCGAACCTGCGTCCCGTAACGGGCCACCGGCTTTCGAGACCGGAGCATTGCCACTCTGCCAACCTTCCTGAAAAAATCTCTCCTTCCCAATCAGCAGACAGGAGAGTCACTGAGCCCGACCACACCGGAACCCACCTTTGGCGGAGACAGGAGGATTCGAACCTCCGCGGCCCAGGGGCCCTCGGATTAGCAATCCGGCGCAATCAACCACTCTGCCATGTCTCCATCGATTGCTCCCGGACAGAAGATTCGGGCTCGAGAAACCTTCGTGTCAGCATTGCGGACCAGGGCCTCTACGCACTCGGGTCGACTCGCTGAAACCTTTCACCGCCCCACCAACGCCGTGAACATGACTGCCCTCTGGCAGCCCCCCATGCAACGATTCGGGAGAAGGATTTGACCGCTGCTTGCCTGGCGCACCCGGCAGGATTCGAACCTGCAATCCCCGGCTTCGTAGGCCGATGCCGTCAATCCAGCTTGGCCACGGGTGCATTGAACTTTGGGGCGACCGACCGGATTCGAACCGGTGTATACGAGGGCCACATCCTCGCGCATAGCCGCTCTGCCACGGCCGCCATCAGGGCGATTACAGCGTGAAACCGTCAGGGCACTGATTCCGCACCCAGATCGGGACCCGCCTGGCACGCTGCCACCAAGAAGACAGGTAATCCTCATCGCCAGATCCGCGTTGGAGAGACGCGGCCCTCTGTGTGGATGGCGAGGCGGGGGTCGAACCCGCGAGTCTCCCGGTTAACAGCCGGGTGCATTACCACTTTGCTACTCGCCATTAGCCGGTGCATCGTGCAAGAGTCGAACTTGCGCGCCCTGGGCTTCAACCAGGTGCTCTACCCACTGAGCTAACGATGCAGAATGATTGCGGAGCCCAGGCTCGAACTGGGGACCTACGCCTCATGAGGGCGCCGAGCTACCACTGCTCTACTCCGCAAAGGATTGGCGGGCCAGGCAGGGATCGAACCTGCAACTACCGGTTTTGGAGACCGGCACTCTGCCAGTTGAGTTACTGACCCAATCAAAACCCATGGTTGGCGCAGCGGGATTCGAACCCGCGTATGCCGGCTTAAAAGGCCGGTGTATCACCGCTCTACCATACGCCAACGATGGAATCTGAAATTGGTATCCCCAACGGGACTCGAACCCGTATCTGCTGCTTGAAAGGCAACTGTCCTCGACCAGTTAGACGATGGGGACAATGTTTTCTGGTTGCGGCGGACAGATTCGAACTGCCGACCTGTCCCTTATCGGGGGCTTGCTCTACCGCTGAGCTACACCGCATCAGAAAAAGCGACCAGATTGTTAAACAAACGTGCTGGGTGTCAGTGCCAGCGCACTTCTACCCGCCATAAAAAAACCCGGATGGCGGGATTCGCCAACCGGGTTTTTCAAACGTCGTGTTCAAAAGTCCGGTTGGTGCGCAGCCGACCGGACAGGTCGAACTACGCTTTCATGCGGTCACCAAAATCAATCTCTGTACCTTTCGACGGATTTATTGATGGCCAACGCACAAAACTCCTGGGCAATGCATAGGCATACTGGTCCCGTCCCAGATCCTGGGCCGTCCCGAGCATGGTCTTATGGCATTGCAGTCTTAATAACACTTGAGTCACCAGTCATGAACGCCGCTTCGCGGCAGATAACTTTGGAGGCAGAGCAACATCGGATGCCTCACGTTCTTTTTAAAACTATCACGAAAAAGTTGTTTTGCAACCCATAAATTCACATTTTTTTCCATATTTTTCAATAGGTTACGCATGCAATAAACGAGCGAATTCCTGCCGCAACTTCAGCATTAAATTTTGGGCATGAGTGCCGGTCGAAGCGTGACTTCATACGCTTAGTGCTGTCCCGTTCTCAGAATTCTTCTCAACATTTTCCCTCTCTAAAGAACTTGCTGTTCAGCAACTTCCTGTTCTCTACATCGCTGACACGGTACTCGATTTCTACAGTGGCAATCCGCACTGCAAGCAAGTTGCCGTGTCTCTTTTGGCCCCATCTTGCGTGTCAATATGGAGCATGCTCTTTCCATCCAACTGGTGGGCCCCGGGGGACTCGAACCCCCTCCCCTCGCTTATGAGGCGAGAGCTCTTACCGGATGAGCTATGAGCCCTGAAAACAAAAAACCCCCGAAGGCGAACCGACGGGGGCTATAGGGGGCCGACTCCAGAAGGCTCGCGCCTCCCGGAAATCAGGAGGCCGTTAACAGAGTTTTTTCTCGACGCAAATAGTCCACGCCCGCGTCCCTTGTGGGGCGGCATGGCCTATTCGGTTGAGGTAGCTTGATAAGCTGGTCACGGTGTTCTCCTTGGACAATGCAGGAATTCTAGCGCCTGCTTCTGAATAAGCAACGAACAAATAGTGCACACCCGCAATATGGCGCCCTTTTTTGCTGCCTCATCACCCTGGCAAGCTGAAACCATCAGTAGCCGACGCTAAACCCCACAGGCAAACGGCGGGGGCGCGGGTCGTGCTCGTATAAACAAGTGGGTGAAGCTCAGCACATCTGCAGCCAAAACTGGTCTCCCACCGAGCTGATCATTGATCGCGTTGAGGACAGGTACATTCGCGGCCTATGGGACCGTAAAGGTCGATCACGGCAAATTTCAATGAAATCACTCCGTTGAGTTGGCAGCGTTCTCTGCTAAGGAGGCATTCCAGGGTTAACGGTCTTCTTTATGGGGACAGGGAACCCACCGCATCAGAGAGGCATAGCGCAAAATCAGCTTGGGTATTCAGGGCAGACAGCGGCCTGAACGATCTTCACCCGGCAACCTCTCACTATACACATCATAAAAGGGAGTCAGACACCAACTTAAGCGACTCGACCAAAACATCTCAGTCACCAAATGCCAACTGTGTGCCCCAAAAGAACCAAGCTCCCGATATGCAAGTCACTCCAGAATGACACAACATCCACTCCCTTGATCTTTGTCAAAAACAAGCATCTATATCAAAGAGTTTTGATATTCATGGGATTTCATCTGCGTTAAGGTTCTGTAAAACACGATAAACATGGAGCGGGAACCGCAATGAGCAAAGCATACAATGAGATGTCTTATGTTGAAGTCGCTGCAATCTATAACGACATCAACAATATCCCCCTGGATGCTGCGGAAGCACTGGGCAAGTCCACTGCCGAACTTGTCGGTGAGGGCGCCAAGATTATGGATTTTGGTGGCGGAGCCGGCCGCATTTCAGTCCCCATTGCCGCCCATACAGACATGATCGCCATGGACATTGAGCATCATATGCTCAAAGCCTCCAAGAAACTTGCTGCCGACCGCAACATAGCCGCACGCCAGGCCGTGGGTACTGTGCTGCAAACCCCGTTCGCCACCAACACATTTGATGCAGTGATCACAACCAACGTACTGCACCAGATCGAGTTCTGGCGGGATGCGCTGAAGGAAGCTGCCCGAGTCCTCAAGCCGGAAGGCCTGTTCCTCATTGGCCGTGACGTGCTCGACGAAAGTTCCAATGCCGCCGTACTCCGCAGCCAATCTCGTATGTTTACCGTCGACATCGCTCCTGAAATGCAGCCCACCGATGCCGCAGGGCCGGCACTGTTCCAGGAAATCCAGAAACTCGGCGGACAAATGACCCGTCCCGTTGTTGCCTGTAGCTGGATTGAGCGAGTTTCCGTCGCCGAGATTCTGGACCGTATGGAAAACGGTATTCACAACGAAACCTGGAGCCTGAAAAGAGAGCTGATCGACGCACTGATGGCCAAGGTGCGGCCATGGGCCGAAGAGAATTTCGACGATATCCATGCAGTTGAAGATGTGAAGTGGGAGTTCCACCTCTACCCGATCTCTGGCATCGGCAAGTAGTCCATCCGGGGGTTGAGGTTTAGCCCCTGTCGCCTACCGACAAACTCTAATAACAATGGTTAACCCAAGGGCATTTTATGGACAGGTTCCTACTGGTCTTACGGGCCTTTCAACTGACTTTACCGCGTGCAGCTGCTGGTTGGCTTTTTGCAATTCTGACCAGTAACTTCAACCGTATTTCCATCTACGAACTTGGCATCACAGCAGTCGTCATCACCAGTCTGTTGGGGCTTTATCACTTCCTTTCACCATTTGGGGTCGTCCTTGGCCGGCTGGCAGATCGTGTTCCACTGTTCGGCATGCACCGGACACCTTATGTTCTGATCGGAATGCTGCTCTCCGCTGCAGCAGTGGCGGTACTACCCTACATCGTGGTGCCAATGTCGCAGAACCCCAATGAACTGTTCGGGCTAAGCATTCCTTACATTACTTACATTGTTGCCTTCCTGGTGCTCGTGCTGTTCGGTATCGGATTCGCGATGGCCGGTGCCAACCACCTTGCCCTGGTTGCAGAGGTGATTCCCGAGCGCAGCAGGGGCCTGGTAACAGCCCTGATCTGGACAATGCTGATCATTGGCATGATCGCATCACTCCAGTTTATCCGCGGCTATATGCCGACGTATGACGAGCAGACGATGCGCTCACTGTACCTGCTGTCCATCCCTGTAGTTGGAGTCACTACGTTACTGGGTCTGATCGGGGTCGAGAAACGCCGGAAGCCAGGCGAAGTCATCCCGGGAAGTGGAAAACTGGATGCGCAGGAGCATTCCAGCCTCAAAGACTTCACTCTGGACGTGGTACGCAATCGCACCGTAAGAAACTTCTTCTGCTTCATCTTCCTCTTCATGTTCGGATACAGCCTGCAGGACAACATCCTCGAGGTCTTCGGTGCGGATGTCCTTGGGATGACCGTCGGTGAAACCGGTCGCTTTCAGCAAATATGGGGAACCGGAGCCATCGTTGGCATGTTTCTGATGGGCGCACTGGTATTCCGCGGAGGAATTTCCAAGATCAGTGCGATCACCTTTGGCATTAGCGGCATCGGAGTATCAATGTTCGCTCTTGCCTATGGCGCCTATATGGCTCAAGCGTCAATCGTCAATTACTCACTGGTTGGGATGGGCTTTTTCAACGGATTCGCACTGGTCGGCACGCTGACTAGCATGATGGAGTTCACCACTGATCACGAACGCGGAGCCTATATCGGTCTCTGGGGGTTCGCGATTGCCTTTGCCAGCGGTCTTGCATCCATGGCTGGCGGGCAAATGGTGACATCGCTCATCGAAAGTGGTCTGTTCGCCGCGTCCGATGGCTTCGCCATCATCTTTACTGTCGAAGGCTTCGTCAGCCTGTATAGCCTCTACTTCCTGTGGCAGATCAATGCAGAGAATTTCCACAAGCGCATCAGCAAAGATGGTCTCAGTAATGCCATGGCGGCAGACCTCGGCTAGGGATTGATCAATGGATTCAAGAGGGGAATTGAAATGAAAGTGAGTGAAGGTCAGGCAAAGTTACAGTTTACCCTGCAGAAAATCGCCATTGCCTGGAGTTTCTGCATGGTGGTAACGAGTTTCAACCGGATTGCCATCATCGAAATGGGATTGCCAGCAGCGATAATCTCACTGTTGATTGGTGTTTATACCCTGTTCGGCCCTATTCAACCGATCATCGGTCGCATGTGTGAGCGCTGGCCCATTTTCGGCTATCGCCGCACCCCTTACATGCTGCTGGGCACCCTGCTGGGCAGCCTCGCCTTCCCACTGATGCCGGGTGTTCTGGTGGACATGCAGGCCGGCAGCGGCCTCGCCTATTTTTATTGCCTGCTACTGTTCTGCGCCTTTGGTATCTGCATCGCCATGCAGGCAAATGTGTTCCTCGATCTTCTGAACGATGTCACCACCAAGGAGAGTCGCTCGCGCGTGGTCACCCTTACCTGGACAGTGCAGGCACTGGCCATGGCCGGGTGGGCGTGGGTATTTGGTATCCTGATGCCGGTATACAGCCTGGAAGCCATGCAGGAACTGTATAACCTGACC from Microbulbifer aggregans includes these protein-coding regions:
- a CDS encoding DUF7230 family protein, whose protein sequence is MSVIKAQKNRNFVAKYARQFNRASVHRNRKADVKAGRNQKHKVRY
- a CDS encoding class I SAM-dependent methyltransferase produces the protein MSKAYNEMSYVEVAAIYNDINNIPLDAAEALGKSTAELVGEGAKIMDFGGGAGRISVPIAAHTDMIAMDIEHHMLKASKKLAADRNIAARQAVGTVLQTPFATNTFDAVITTNVLHQIEFWRDALKEAARVLKPEGLFLIGRDVLDESSNAAVLRSQSRMFTVDIAPEMQPTDAAGPALFQEIQKLGGQMTRPVVACSWIERVSVAEILDRMENGIHNETWSLKRELIDALMAKVRPWAEENFDDIHAVEDVKWEFHLYPISGIGK
- a CDS encoding BCD family MFS transporter, giving the protein MDRFLLVLRAFQLTLPRAAAGWLFAILTSNFNRISIYELGITAVVITSLLGLYHFLSPFGVVLGRLADRVPLFGMHRTPYVLIGMLLSAAAVAVLPYIVVPMSQNPNELFGLSIPYITYIVAFLVLVLFGIGFAMAGANHLALVAEVIPERSRGLVTALIWTMLIIGMIASLQFIRGYMPTYDEQTMRSLYLLSIPVVGVTTLLGLIGVEKRRKPGEVIPGSGKLDAQEHSSLKDFTLDVVRNRTVRNFFCFIFLFMFGYSLQDNILEVFGADVLGMTVGETGRFQQIWGTGAIVGMFLMGALVFRGGISKISAITFGISGIGVSMFALAYGAYMAQASIVNYSLVGMGFFNGFALVGTLTSMMEFTTDHERGAYIGLWGFAIAFASGLASMAGGQMVTSLIESGLFAASDGFAIIFTVEGFVSLYSLYFLWQINAENFHKRISKDGLSNAMAADLG